The following DNA comes from Janthinobacterium sp. TB1-E2.
TTTGTCGAGGGCGTCAGCGGCGAGAAGAACGTGGTGCAGAACGTCTTCGTCAATACCGTCGATGAAAAGGGCAGCGCCGTCGTCGTCGTCGCCAGGGAAGGCGTGATCAATACCGACGCCAAGGGCGAACGCTTCCTCGTGCTCAAGAGCGGCCGCCGCTACCAGGGCGTGCCGACGCAGGCGGACTTCCAGACCATGGAATTCGAACAGTACATCATGCGCATCGAGAGCAAGCAGCAGGAAATGGGTGCGGACCTGGGCGTGCGCGCCATGAGCACCATGGCGCTGGTCGAGGCGAACAACCAGTTCACCATGGCCGAATTGCTGTGGCGGGTCAGCGCGCCCCTGATCGGCCTGATGCTGATCCTGCTGGCCATTCCGCTGGGCTTTGTCAATCCACGCGCCGGCAGTTCGACCAATCTGATCATCGCGCTGCTGATTTTCTTTACGTACAGCAACCTGATCAAGGTCATCGAAGCGAGCGTGAAACAGGGCCGCATGACCTTCGGCCTGGCCTGGTGGCCGCTACACCTGCTGGCGGGGCTGGCCGTGGTGGTGCTGTTTGCGTGGCGCCTGAATGTGAACCACCGCTATCATCCGCTGGTCCTGCTGGCGGCTTTCAAGCGCGCGCGCCGCGCCGGCAAACCAAGTAAAGCGGCACCGAAATGAAGATTTTACAGCGCTATTTTGCGGTCTCGATATTCCAGGCGGTGCTGTTCGTGCTGCTGGCCTTTTTGGCACTGCAAGCCTTCATCGACCTGACGGGCGAGCTGCCCAAGGTAGGCCGCAACGGCTACACCATCCAGTATGCCTTCCTGTATGTGCTGGTACTGGTGCCGGGGCATGTGTACGAGGTGATGCCCATCGCGGCGCTGATCGGCACCATCTACACGATGGCGCAGTTTGCCGCCAGTTCCGAATTCACCATCATGCGCGCTTCGAGCATGTCGACGGCGATGGCGGCCGGTTTCCTGTTCCGCATCGGTATCGTCTTCGTCGTCATCACCTTCATCTTCGGCGAGTTGATCACGCCGCGCACGGAGCCGCTGGCCGAGCGCCTCAAGCTGACCTCGCGCGGCGCGGCCGTGTCGAGCGAGTTTCGCTCTGGCCTGTGGACCAAGGACATGGTCAAGAGCGATGGCTTGACGGGCACCGTCACCGGCTCGCGCTTTTTCAATGTGGGCGAAGCGCGTCCGGACGGCCAGCTGAAAAACGTCAAGCTGTATGAATTCGACACCGATATGCGCTTGCGCACCCTGACCGTGGCCAAGGGCGCGACGTATCAGGGCAATAATATCTGGCGCCTGACCGATGTGACGGAAACCTCGTTCTCGAACAGCGCGGCCACCGCGCCAGGCTTCGAGCCGAAGCTGGCGAACTACTATGGGCAGGAAACGAGCTTGGTGCGCACGGTGCAAAGCGCCAGCAAGGACATGACGTCGGAAGTGACGCCGAAGATCCTGACGGTGTCGGCCTCCGATCCCGAGCGCATGTCGGCCAGCGAACTGGCCGTGTACACGCGCCACCTGGCCGAGAACAAGCAGGAAACAGAGCGTTTCCGCATCGCCTTCTGGAAAAAGCTGATCGATCCACTGGCCATTTTCGTGCTGATGGCGCTGGCGCTGCCGTTCGCCTACATGCATACGCGTAGCGGCGGCATCAGCCTGAAGATTTTCATCGGCATCATGATCGGCGTGAGCTTCATGCTGGTCAACACCCTGTTCTCGCATCTTGGGCTGCTCAGCACCTGGCCGGCCTTCCTGACGGCGGTGGCGCCGAGCGCCCTGTATCTGCTGCTGGCGCTGGGCGCCCTGTGGTGGGTGGAGCGGCACTGATGGAGACGAACGTGAAACAGGCACTGATCTTGTTTGCCCATGGCGCGCGCGCCGCATCGTGGGCCGCGCCGTTCGAGCGCCTGCGCGACCTGACCCAGGCGCGCATGCCCGGTACCTGCGTGCACCTGGCTTTCCTGGAACTGATGACGCCACGCCTGCCCGAACTGGTGGCGACCCTGCTGGCCGAGCTGCCCAATGGCGCCATCCTGGACGTTACCGTGGTGCCCGTGTTCCTGGGGCAGGGCGGGCATGTGCTGCGCGACCTGCCGCTGCTGCTGGAGGAACTGCGCCAGCAGCATCCGGCACTGCGCCTGAAGGTGGTCGAGGCGGTCGGCGAGAACGCCAGTGTGCTGGCCGCCATCGCCGATTACTGCGTGGCGGCGCCAGGCTCCAGCCCTATCCCTTGAGCGGTATCGACATCGTCTACCTGTGGGTAGACGGCGCCGATCCCGCCTGGCGCGCGCGCCGGCAGCACGCCTATGCCGCCTGGGCGCAGGCGCATCCGGGCCAGCTGGCCCTGCACGGCAACGTGGCGGGGCGCTACCGCGACAACGGCGAACTGCGCTACAACCTGCGCGCGCTCGAGCGTTTCTTCCCAGGCCACGGCCATATCTACCTGCTGACGGACCGGCAAGTGCCCCACTGGCTGCGTGCTTCACCGCGCCTGACGGTGATCGACCATGCGAGCCTGATGCCCGGTGCATCGCTGCCCGTGTTCGACTCCGGCCATATCGAATCGTATCTGCACCATATTCCGGGCCTGTCCGAACGCTTCCTGTATCTAAACGACGACGTATTTTTTGGCGCGCCGTTCGAGCCCGCGTTCTGGTTCGGGAAGGAAGGGGAGGGGCGTTTGAGTGTGTTTACGGAGAGCGCGCCGCACGATGACGTGCAGGGCTTGCGCGCCGATGTGGCGGCGCCCGTCAATTGCGCTACGTTGTCGCGGCAATGGCTGTCGGCGCAGTACCCCGAATACCTGCATGAACCGCGCCTGTATGCGCATGCGCCGCGGCCCATGCTGAAAAGCGCGCTGCATGCACTGGAAGGGCTGGCGCCGGCCATGTTTGCCGGCGTGCGCGCGACGGTGTTCCGCTCGTGGCAGGTGCCGGCATTGCTGCCCGATCTGGTGCCGCGCTGGATGGTGCATCAGGGATTCGCGCGCTCGCGCATGCTCGACCCGCTGCATATCGCCAGCGGCGATGTGGCGGCGCCGCGCCAGCTCGAGGAGCTGGCCGCGCGATTCGGCAGCTTGGCGTTTTTCTGCATCAACGATACCTGCGACGAGGCCGAGGACGACGACCCGCGCCTGCTGCGCGTGGCCGCTACCTTGCAGCGGCTGCTGCCGCTGCCATCCTCATTTGAAAGTGCTTAAGCCGATTTCTTCTTCGGCGCCAGGCTGATGTGGGCGGCGGCCGTGCTGTCGGACAGCGAAGCGAGGAACAGCAGCAGATAGGCGCCCAGTTCGAAGACTTCCTCGCCCAGCAGCGCGTAGGCGTCCGGCATGCCATGGAAGACCTTCTTGTCGAAGGGCCAGCCGGCGGCCATCAGCAAGCCGCCGATGGCCGTCAGGATGGTGATGCGCATGCTGAAAATCAGGCCCGCATGGGCAAACACCTTGCGCGCGCGTGGCGCGAAGAAGATCAGCAAGCGTATCAGGATCAGCAACTCCACCACGCGCAGGGCTTTTTCCAGCTGCGCCCAGAAGGGCACCGTGCCGAACTGGTCGATATCGAGTTCGCGCAGCAGGAAGCCGAACAGCAGCGCGCACAGGCCTGCATGCATGAGAAAGCGCAAGGACTGGCGGTCAGTCTCTTGCCAGGCGCGCACGCCGTGCACGGTGCAAGCAAGAGCCAGGAACAGCGCCTGCAGCCATTCCAGCAAATGGTTTTCGTCGTCGATATTCGGGAACACCGTCCACAGGGCGATGGAGGCGAGCATGCTGAACAGCACAGCGCTGGCGACGCCGACATTGCTGCGGCTGAGCGAAGTCAGGGCTTCGCGCATGGAGTTGAAATTCATCTGTGATCGTAAGGCTAAAGTTGCGCGGCGCGGTATTGCAGCCTGCGGGCGCAGCTTTTTTCGGGGAGATTGCCAGGGCTCCCGTCAGCCGGGAGGCCGCATGGCAAGCGCTATGGCGGGGTGAAGCGTGAGTTTATTGCTATCACACAACAACTTCTCGAGAAAAGATGCGTGAGCATCGTATCATGTTTCCCCGGAAGACGTCGGTTACTGACTTTAAAGTCGGTAAAATACGCTGTGTTTATTCAAGCATGGCGCGCCAGAATGGCGGCCGTTTCTTCGATGGCCTGGTGCGCGCGCACAGCCATGGCGTCGCCCAGCATCACCAGCACGGGGCCGTGGTTTTCACCCAGGCCATGCGCCAGGGCGCTCAGCGTCAGGCGCACGATGCGCTGGTCCGGGCGGCTGCAGTTTTCAATCACCACCACCGGGGTGTCGGCACGTCGGCCCTGGGCCAGCAGGCGCTGGGCCGTGGCGATGGCTTCGCGGCCACCCATGTATTGCACCAGGGTGTCACAGTCGGGGATGCGCGTCTGGTCCGGTTCGCCCGGCGCCGTGCTGGACGTGAAAAAGGCCACGCTGCGCGACACGCCCCGTTTGGTCAGCGGCTGCTGTGTGGGGGCCGCGGCCCCCAGGGCCGTGGTAATGCCGGGCACCACTTCGACGGCGATGCCCGCTTCTTCCAGCGCCCGCAATTCCTCGTCGGCGCGGCCGAACAGCATGGGGTCGCCCCCTTTCAGGCGCACGACGACGGCGTGCTTGCGCGCGTTGTCGACCAGTTGCTTGTTGATGAAGGCCTGCGCCGTCGACAACTGGCCGCAGCGCTTGCCGACCAGAATCTTTTGCGCCTGCGGGCACAGCTCCAGCATCTCTTCGGTGACCAGTGCGTCGTGCAGCACGACGTCCGCCTGTGCCAGCAGGCGCGCGCCGCGCAAGGTCATCAGGTCTTGCGCGCCGGGCCCGGCGCCGATCAGGTAGACCTTGCCGGGGAGAGATGGGGAGCTGTTCATGTGGCTGCCTTTCCTGGACGATACGGGATTAGAGTCGAACCATGCCGGCCGCGACGGTCTGGTGGGTGACTTCATCGATCAGGATGAAGGCGCCGGTGGCGCGGATATCGGCATACGCGTCGGCCGCCAGCGCCTGCTGCACGTTCAGGCTGATGCGGGCGATATCGTTGAGCTTCAAGCCTTCGGCCGGATGGCGCTGCTGCGTATTGATGTCGAGGATCGATTCGATCGCCGTCACCTTGGCCGCCGTCTGCTTGGTGCCGTGCTTGATCCAGTACTTGCGGCGCAAGTCGAGCGCGTCTTCCGACAGCCAGCACACGTCGGCCACCACTTGTTTCAGCAGGGTGGCAGGGCGCTCACTGCTCGCCAGCAAGTCGCCGCGCGAGATGTCGAGGTATTCATTGAGCAGCAGGGTCACGGACTGGCCCACCACGGCGGTGCTCAGCGAGCCGTCCAGGGTGACGATATCCTTGACGGTTGCCGTCTGGCCCGATGGCTGCACCACGAGGGTGTCGCCGATGCTGACCTTGCCCGCCTCGATGCGGCCCATGTAGCCGCGGAAGTCGTTCGCTTCGTGGCCGTTGTGGCGCGCCACCAGCTGCACCGGGAAGCGGAACGGGGTGTCGTGCGATTCGTCGTAGACGGACAGCGATTCGAGCAGCTCGATCAAGGTCGGGCCTGTGTACCAGCCCAGCTTGTCGCCGCGTTCGACGACGTTGTCGCCGGTGAGTGCCGACAGCGGGATCGGCGTGATGTCCTTCAAGCCCAGCGACTGGGCGAATTCGCGGTAGGCGGCCACGATGCGGTTGTACACCGTTTCATCGTAGTCGACGAGGTCCATCTTGTTGACGGCCACGACCACGTGCTCGATCTGCAGCAAGTGGGCAATTGTCGAATGGCGCTTGGTCTGGATCAGCAATTCCACGCTGCCATCGTCGCCCAGTTTCACTTTCGACACGTCGATCAGGATGATGACGGCATCGGCGGTGGAGGCGCCCGTCACCATGTTGCGCGTGTATTGCTCGTGGCCCGGCGTGTCGGCGATGATGAATTTGCGTTTCGGCGTGGCAAAGTAGCGGTAAGCCACATCGATCGTGATACCTTGCTCGCGTTCCGCTTCCAGGCCGTCTGTCAGCAGCGACAGGTCGACCGTGTCGCCCACCGTGCGCTTGTGCTTGGAGCGCGACATGGCGTCGAGCTGGTCGGCGAAGATGCCCTTGCTGTCGAACAGCAAACGGCCGATCAGCGTGCTCTTGCCGTCATCGACGGACCCGGCCGTGATGAAGCGCAGCATGCCGCGCTCCAGGCTGTCGGTGAGGTTGGTGTTCTGGATTGCTGCGTTCATTAGAAATACCCTGCTTTCTTGCGTTTTTCCATCGAGGCTTCGGAAGTTTGGTCATCCATGCGGGTGGCGCCCCGCTCCGTGATTTGCGTGATTGCCGTTTCGGCGATGATGGCGTCGACCGTCGCCGCATCGGACGAGACAGGGCAGGTGCACGAGATATCGCCCACCGTACGGAAGCGCACGACTTGCGTTTCCACCGTTTCGCCTTCCCGCGGCGGCGTCAGATCCGTCAGCGGCACGAGCAAGCCGTTGCGCGGGATCACCTGGCGCTCGTGCGCGAAGTAGATCGGCGGCAATTCCAGTTGCTCGCGGGCGATGTATTGCCACACGTCCAGCTCGGTCCAGTTGGAGATGGGGAAGACGCGCATGTTTTCACCGGGATGGACGCGGGTGTTATACAGATCCCACAGTTCCGGACGCTGGGCTTTCGGATCCCAGGCGCCGAATTCGTCGCGGAACGAAAAGATGCGTTCCTTGGCGCGGGCTTTTTCTTCGTCGCGGCGCGCGCCGCCGATGCAGGCGTCAAATTTGTATTCGGCGATGGTTTCCAGCAAGGTGACGGCTTGGGCCGCGTTGCGCGAATCCGTTGCCGGGTTGCGCAGACGCACGGTGCCGCGCTTGATCGAGTCTTCCACGGAGCCGACGATCAGGCGTTCGCCCAGTTCCGCCACTTTCTTGTCACGGAAAGTGATGACTTCGGGGAAGTTGTGGCCCGTGTCGATATGCACGAGAGGGAATGGAAACTTGCCTGGGCGGAAGGCTTTTTCGGCCAGGCGCAGCAGGACGACGGAATCCTTGCCGCCGGAAAACAGCAGCGCAGGGTTGGCCGATTCGGCCGCCACTTCGCGCATGATGTGGATGGCTTCCGATTCAAGGCTGTCGAGGTGACGCTGGTTCAAAATATTGCTCATATGGGTGCTTTCTTGTTCTGCTGAGTCTGTTGTGTCTGTTCAGGCTGCCACGGATTTGATGCGTATCAGTTTGCCGTCCACCATGTGCAGGCCGCATTCCTTGGAGTCGGGGTTTTCCCACCACCAGCGTCCGGCGCGCACATCTTCGCCGGGCTGCACGGCCCGCGTGCACGGTTCGCAGCCGATCGACGGGTAACCCTGGTCGTGCAGCGCGTTGTACGGCACGTCGTTGGCGCGGATGTAGGCCCACACGTCTTCTTCCGACCAGTCCGCCAGCGGATTGAATTTTGTCATCGCGTGCGCCGCGTCGTCTTCCTGCACGTGCAATTCGGCGCGCGTGGTGGACTGCGCGCGGCGCTGTCCCGTGACCCAGGCCTTGTTGCCGGCCAGGGCGCGGCCCAGCGGCTCGACCTTGCGGATGCGGCAGCATTCGCGGCGCATCTCGACGCTGTTGTAGAACGCGTTCAGGCCATTTTGTTCCACGTAAGCGGCCACGGCTTCCGGTTGCGGGCGGTACAAGGTGATGTCGTGGTCGTAACGGGTCTTGACCTTGTCGAGCACGGCCAGGGTTTCCTGGTGCAGCCGGCCTGTTTCCAGGGAGAAGATGCCGATGGGCAGCTTCGCCTTGAGTATCATGTCGGTCAGCACCATGTCTTCGGCTGCCAGGCTAGAGGCGAACACGGCCGGCGAAAAGTCCGCGGCGATGCGTGTCAGCGTTTGCTGGGTGGCGTCAATTAAAGTAGAGAGGTCGCTCATGGCTCGCTTTCTCAGATGCCGGCCGCGTTGTCGAGGTCAGGATTCTGGCCTTCGCGCTGGTGGCGGCGGAACAGCGGCGATTTTTGATCCCACGACGCCTGGTAGGTTTCCGAGAACACGGATAAACCTTTCAGGGCGTCATGGATGCTGCGGTCGGGGCGTGTCGCATACGCGTCGAAGCCGACCCGGTGCATGGAAAACAGCTGGTCGCGCAGCACGTCGCCAATCGCGCGCAATTCACCTTGGAAACCGAGGCGGGCGCGCAGGTTGAACGCGATGGAATAGCCGCGGCCATCCGTGAATTTCGGGAAGTCCACGCCGATGACGGGCAGTTGCTCCACGTCGGCCGCCAGTTCTTCCGGGCGCTCGTCGCTGGCCAGCCATACGCCGATGTCGGGCAGGCGAGCGGCCAGGGTTTCGCGCTGGGCTTGCCATACGAGCAGCGGCACGATGACCTTGCCGGCTGGCACGACCACTGTTTCCGGCGTGTCGTTTTCATCGAGGCGCAGCAAGCCCCAGGTATTCGGCACCACGGCGGCGTTCTTGATGATTTCTTCGCGTACTTCAAACATATTCGTCTTCTCCCACCAGGTTGCCGACCGTGATCGGCGTTGCATATACGTGTTCCTTGAACGGCGCCAGGCCCAGGCGCTGGGCCGTGTCGACGAAGCGCTCGCCTTCGTGGCGGTCGCGCACGTAGACGTGCAGCAGGCGGCCGATGACTTCAGGCATCTGCAGGGAAGAGAACGATGGCCCGATGATCTTGCCGATGGCCGCGTTGTTGCCTTGCGCGCCGCCTATCGACACTTGATACCATTCGCTGCCATCCTTGTCGACGCCGAGGATGCCGATGCTGCCCACGTGATGGTGGCCGCAGGCATTGATGCAGCCGGAAATGTTCAGTTCGATCTCGCCGATGTCATGCTGGAAGTCGATGCTGTCGAAGCGTTCCGCGATGGCGGCCGCGATCGGCAGCGACTTGGCGTTGGCCAGCGAGCAGAAGTCGCCACCAGGGCAGCAGATCATGTCGGTCAGCAAGCCGATGTTCGGCGTGGCCAGGCCATGCGCCTTGGCTTCCTGCCACAGCGTGAACAGTTTCGACTGTTCCACGTCGGCCAGCACGAGGTTTTGCTCGTGCGTCACGCGCAGTTCGCCAAAGCTGTAGCGGTCGGCCAGATCGGCCACGAAATCGATCTGCTCGGCCGTCGCGTCGCCCGGCGGCACGCCCGTTTTCTTCAGGGACAGCACCACGGCCACGTAGCCGGGGCGCTGGTGCGGCTTGACGTTGCGCGCCAGCCAGTTCACATAGGCCTTGTTGTCCGCATGTTCGTTCTTGTAGTCGAGTTCCGGCAAGGCCAGGTAAGCGGGCGGATTGAAGAAGTCCGCCACGCGCTGCATTTCCTCGGCCGTCAGGGTTTCCGGACCGTCTTTCAAGTCGACCCACTCTGCTTCCACCTGGCGCGTGAATTCTTCCACGCCGATGGCTTTCAGCAAAATCTTGATGCGCGCCTTGTATTTGTTGTCGCGGCGGCCGTGCAAGTTGTACACGCGCATGATCGCCTGGATATACGTCAGCAAATGCTGCCACGGCAGGAAGTCGCGCACGACGCTGCCCAAAATCGGCGTGCGGCCCATGCCGCCGCCGGCCATGACCTTGAAGCCCACTTCGCCGGCCGCGTTGCGCACGGCCGTCAAGCCGATGTCGTGCACGGCGATGGCGGCGCGGTCTTCCTCGGCGCCATTGATGGCGACCTTGAATTTACGCGGCAGGGCGATGAACTCGGGGTGGAAGGTGCTCCACTGGCGCAATACTTCCGCGTACGGGCGCGGATCGATGATTTCATCGGCTGCGACACCGGCGAACGGGTCCGATGTTGTATTACGGATACAGTTGCCCGACGTTTGGATCGCGTGCATTTCCACGGAAGCGAGGTCCGTCAGGATATCGGGAGTCTGCTCCAGTTCGATCCAGTTGAACTGGATGTTCTGGCGCGTCGTGAAGTGGCCATAGCCGCGGTCATACTTGCGCGCGATGTGCGCGAACATGCGCATCTGCTTGGCCGAAAGCAAGCCGTACGGCACGGCGATACGCAGCATGTAGGCGTGGCGTTGCATGTACAGGCCGTTTTGCAGGCGCAGCGGAATGAATTCCTCTTCCGTCAGTTCATTGGCGATACGGCGCGCAACCTGGTCTCGGTACTGGGCGATGCGTTCTTTGATGATGAGGTGGTCGTACTGATCGTAATGGTACATATCAATTCCTAAAAAAGCCGGGGTGCTGGAAGATTGCCTGGGATTATGTTCTTGATACTGCTCTTGTCACTTGTTCGGTAATTAATAGATTAGCTTCACTGCCACGCCGGTCAAGGTCATCGCCAGCAGCACTCGTAAAAACTTTTCCGGCACGGAGCGGGCGACCCAGGAACCGAGCGTGATGCCGGGCAGGGAGCCGACCAGCAAGGAGGCCAGCAATTCCCAGTGGATGGAGCCGAGCCACCAGTGGCCCAGGGCGGCGATGGCCGTCAGGGGCACGGCATAGGCGATATCGGTGCCCGCCACTTCGGCCGAGCTCATGCGTGGATACAGCATCACCAGCAGTGTGGCGCCGATGGCGCCGGCGCCGATCGACGAGACCGTTACCAGCACGCCCAGCACGGCGCCGGCAATAATGGTCGCAGCGGCAAGCTTGTTGCCTTGTAATTGTTTCTCAGGGTGCGCATTGATCCAGGCCAGCATGCGGCCCTTGAAAATCAGTGCCACGACGGTCAGCAGCACGGAGCCGGCGATCGAGTAGCGGATGATCTGGCCGATTTCCGGCGACAGGGTGCCGAACGATTTGAGCGCCAGGGTCGCGATGACGGCGGCGGGCAGAGCGCCGATGCACAGGCGCTTGACGATATCCCAGCGGATGGTGCCGCGCAGGCGGTGCGTCAGCGTGCCGGCGCTCTTGGTGATCGAGGCGAACGCCAGGTCGGTACCGACGGCCACGGAAGGCGGTACGCCAAACAGCAGGGTTAACAGCGGCGTCATCAGCGAGCCGCCGCCCACGCCGGTCATTCCTACGAGTAATCCTACGGCAAATCCTGAGACTATATAAGACAAAGTCATGCTTGCACCCCCAAAGTACCCGCAATAGTAATAAACTTAGTGTTTATTCCAAACTACTAAGTACGCATTTGCTTATATGCGATATGCGTATATGCATGAACGCAAAATCATGGGTGGGGCGGAAACTCGGCAAATCACGGCAATCTAGGGCAAACCAGCAATGAATCTCCATCAACTGCGCTTCGTGCGCGAAGCGGTCCGGCAGAATTACAACCTGACGGACGCCGCCAAGGCCCTATTCACGTCGCAACCTGGCGTATCGAAAGCCATCATCGAGCTGGAGGAAGAGCTGGGCGTGGATATTTTTACGCGCCATGGCAAGCGTATCCGCGGCTTGACGGAGCCGGGCCGCCTAGTGCTGGAGTCGGTTGAGCTGATCATGCAGGAAATCGACAGCATGAAGCGCATCGGCAAGGAATTCGCGGCGCAGGACAGCGGCAGCTTTACGATTGCAACTACGCACACGCAGGCGCGCTACACCTTGCCCAAGGTCGTGCAAGCCTTCATGCTGAAGTTCCCAAAGGTCAGATTGTCTTTGCTGCAAGGCAATCCTCGCCAGATCGCCGAGATGGTGCAGCGAGACCAGGCGGACCTGGCCATCGCCACCGAATCGATCGCCGCCATCGATGGCTTGATTACCTTGCCATGCTATCAATGGGAGCACGTGGTGGTGGTGCCCGTCGATCATCCGCTGCTCAAATCGAAGTCCGTGACCCTGGAAGAAATCGCCGCTTTCCCCCTGATTACCTATGACAGCGCGTTCGCCGGACGCAACAAGATCGACCACGCTTTCGTGCTGCGCGGCCTGAAACCGGACATCTTGCTGGAAGCCATCGATGCGGACGTCATCAAGACTTATGTCGAGTTGGGCATGGGGATTGGTATCATAGCGGGTATGGCCTTCGATGCCGAGCGCGACAAAGGCTTGCGCGCCATCCCTGTCGGCCATCTGTTCGGCATGAATGTGTCGCGCGTGGCCGTCAAGCAGGGCGCGTATTTGCGCAGCTATATCTATACCTTTATCGAGTTGCTGACGCCGACCCTGAACCGCAAGCTCATCGAGCAGGCGATGAGCGGTGATAAAGAGCACTACGAACTATAAACAATGCATGAAGCCGGCCGGGCGAGGTGCCTGGCCAAGATTATTTAAGAAGAGAAGAAACAATGATTACCGATCAGCTTGCCAAATATTACGCCACCATCGCGCAGCAGTACGAGCGCGTCTATGACAAGCCCGAACGCCAGGAAGACCTGGAAGTGTTGCGCGACAAGGTCGCCGACGTGCTGGAAGGCCACACCGTGCTGGAGCTGGCTTGCGGCACCGGCTACTGGACGGAAGTGGTGGCCGAGTCGGCCGACTCCGTGCTGGCCACCGATATCAACGATGAAATGCTGGCGCTGGCCCAATCGCGCGGCTTACCCGACAACGTCACCTTCGCCAAGCTCGATGCCTTCAACTTGCCCGATGACTTGCTGGGCAAGTTTACGGCCGTGTTCGCCGGTTTCTGGTGGTCGCACGTCAAGCGCGAAGACCAGGACAAATACCTGAAGCAATTGCGCAGCAAGCTGGGCAAGGACATTCTGCTGGTGCTGATCGATAATTCCTATGTCGATGGCAGCAGCACCGTGATCGCGCGTACCGACCTGGAAGGCAACACCCACCAGTTCCGCACGACGGACGCGGGCGAGCGCTATGAAGTACTGAAGAATTTCCCGTCAGATAGCCACCTGCGCAAGAAGTTTGCCCACTCGGCCCGCGAAATCCGCATGAAGCGCCTGGAATACTACTGGCTGCTGAGCTGCCGCCTGAAGTAAGCTGTTGCCGCATGAACCGCCTCCGGGCGGTTTTTTTTCGTCTGTTGTTTTTATCTGACATGACGTTGTGCCAAAAAGCAACATCTTGTCGATGTCATATTGTTGAAGTATTTGGTGGGCATGATTCGGTTCAGCAGCTAAGCAGCACCACTCTTGTCCAACCTAATGTAGAGAATCTCAAGTGAAAAAAATTACTCTGGCAGCATTGATCATCGGCACCTTCGCAGCAGCTACGGCACAAGCACAATCGAACGTCACCGTGTACGGCCTGGTTGACCTCGGTATTGCCAAGACCACTGGCCAGCCGACGGTACAACGCGAAAACAATGCTTCGCGCCTCGGTTTCAAGGGTACGGAAGATATGGGTGGCGGCCTGTCCGCAATTTTCAACCTGGAAAGTGAATTCCTGGCTGACACCGGCGCGCAAAAAGGCGTGTTGTTCGACCGTCAAGCCTACGTGGGCTTGAAAGGCGCGTTTGGTACCGCCATCCTGGGCCGCACCAAGAATCTGGTCGACGGCACCATCGCCCGCGTCGATCCATTCAACACCTACGGCGTGGTTGGCAAGAACAATGAAACCCTGCTGCGTTCGGGCGTCGGCACGTCGCGCGTCAACAATGCCGTGACCTACAACAGCCCAAGCTTTGACGGTTTCGTGGGCAGCCTGCAATACGTGCTGAGCGAAGTCAACAGCGCTGACGCAGGCGTGATCGGCCTGGCAACCTACGACAATGGCCCGATCAGCTTGCACGCCGGCTACGAAAAAGCCGTGCAAGCGACGGCAACGGCTGCCAAGCCTGATCTGTGGTCCATCGGTGGCGGCTATAAATTCGG
Coding sequences within:
- a CDS encoding sirohydrochlorin chelatase, yielding METNVKQALILFAHGARAASWAAPFERLRDLTQARMPGTCVHLAFLELMTPRLPELVATLLAELPNGAILDVTVVPVFLGQGGHVLRDLPLLLEELRQQHPALRLKVVEAVGENASVLAAIADYCVAAPGSSPIP
- the lptG gene encoding LPS export ABC transporter permease LptG, whose product is MKILQRYFAVSIFQAVLFVLLAFLALQAFIDLTGELPKVGRNGYTIQYAFLYVLVLVPGHVYEVMPIAALIGTIYTMAQFAASSEFTIMRASSMSTAMAAGFLFRIGIVFVVITFIFGELITPRTEPLAERLKLTSRGAAVSSEFRSGLWTKDMVKSDGLTGTVTGSRFFNVGEARPDGQLKNVKLYEFDTDMRLRTLTVAKGATYQGNNIWRLTDVTETSFSNSAATAPGFEPKLANYYGQETSLVRTVQSASKDMTSEVTPKILTVSASDPERMSASELAVYTRHLAENKQETERFRIAFWKKLIDPLAIFVLMALALPFAYMHTRSGGISLKIFIGIMIGVSFMLVNTLFSHLGLLSTWPAFLTAVAPSALYLLLALGALWWVERH
- a CDS encoding Stealth CR1 domain-containing protein, with the translated sequence MSGIDIVYLWVDGADPAWRARRQHAYAAWAQAHPGQLALHGNVAGRYRDNGELRYNLRALERFFPGHGHIYLLTDRQVPHWLRASPRLTVIDHASLMPGASLPVFDSGHIESYLHHIPGLSERFLYLNDDVFFGAPFEPAFWFGKEGEGRLSVFTESAPHDDVQGLRADVAAPVNCATLSRQWLSAQYPEYLHEPRLYAHAPRPMLKSALHALEGLAPAMFAGVRATVFRSWQVPALLPDLVPRWMVHQGFARSRMLDPLHIASGDVAAPRQLEELAARFGSLAFFCINDTCDEAEDDDPRLLRVAATLQRLLPLPSSFESA
- a CDS encoding sulfate adenylyltransferase subunit 1, whose product is MNAAIQNTNLTDSLERGMLRFITAGSVDDGKSTLIGRLLFDSKGIFADQLDAMSRSKHKRTVGDTVDLSLLTDGLEAEREQGITIDVAYRYFATPKRKFIIADTPGHEQYTRNMVTGASTADAVIILIDVSKVKLGDDGSVELLIQTKRHSTIAHLLQIEHVVVAVNKMDLVDYDETVYNRIVAAYREFAQSLGLKDITPIPLSALTGDNVVERGDKLGWYTGPTLIELLESLSVYDESHDTPFRFPVQLVARHNGHEANDFRGYMGRIEAGKVSIGDTLVVQPSGQTATVKDIVTLDGSLSTAVVGQSVTLLLNEYLDISRGDLLASSERPATLLKQVVADVCWLSEDALDLRRKYWIKHGTKQTAAKVTAIESILDINTQQRHPAEGLKLNDIARISLNVQQALAADAYADIRATGAFILIDEVTHQTVAAGMVRL
- the lptF gene encoding LPS export ABC transporter permease LptF produces the protein MIFQRALRRELASAAGATFTVLFSILLTWMLIGILGKAAGGKIASSDVMSLMVFSALMQLPTIIILTGFISVLMVVTRSYKESEMVVWFASGLSLSRWIWPVLSFGLPLVLATGVLSLYATPWAQQKSDEYVARFEKREDLQKVTPGQFRESAGSNRIFFVEGVSGEKNVVQNVFVNTVDEKGSAVVVVAREGVINTDAKGERFLVLKSGRRYQGVPTQADFQTMEFEQYIMRIESKQQEMGADLGVRAMSTMALVEANNQFTMAELLWRVSAPLIGLMLILLAIPLGFVNPRAGSSTNLIIALLIFFTYSNLIKVIEASVKQGRMTFGLAWWPLHLLAGLAVVVLFAWRLNVNHRYHPLVLLAAFKRARRAGKPSKAAPK
- the cobA gene encoding uroporphyrinogen-III C-methyltransferase, which codes for MNSSPSLPGKVYLIGAGPGAQDLMTLRGARLLAQADVVLHDALVTEEMLELCPQAQKILVGKRCGQLSTAQAFINKQLVDNARKHAVVVRLKGGDPMLFGRADEELRALEEAGIAVEVVPGITTALGAAAPTQQPLTKRGVSRSVAFFTSSTAPGEPDQTRIPDCDTLVQYMGGREAIATAQRLLAQGRRADTPVVVIENCSRPDQRIVRLTLSALAHGLGENHGPVLVMLGDAMAVRAHQAIEETAAILARHA